One Salvelinus fontinalis isolate EN_2023a chromosome 22, ASM2944872v1, whole genome shotgun sequence genomic window, atcatgttattggtttgcttgtaatcattaaggactagggagtttttcaggataaaaaaagaaacggaatggggctaagcacaggcagaatcctagaggaaaacctggttcagtctgctttccaccaggcacagagatgaattcaccttttagcaggacaataacctaaaaacaagaccaaatctacactggagttgcttaccaagaagacagtgaatgttcctgagtggccgattTAGTTTTGAGTTAAATCTACtttaaaaatctatggcaagacctgaaaatggctgtctagcaatgatcaacaaccaatttgacagagcttgaagaattttgaaaagaataatggacaaatgttgcacaatccaagtgtggaaagctcttagagacttacccagaaagactcatagctgtaatcgGTGCCAAAGGTATTTCTACAAATTATTGActcaggtgtgaatacttacgtacactgaacaaaaatataaaaaacacaacaagtgttggtcccatgtcttatgagctgaaataaaaataacttttgcttacatccctgttagtgagcattttcccctttgccaagataattaatCCACCTGACTGAtgtcaagaagttgattaaacagcatgatcattacacaggtgcaccttgtgctggggacaataaaaggccactcgaaaatgtgccgttttgttacacaacacaatgccacagatgtctcaagttgagggagcatgcaattggaatgctgactgcaggaatgtccaccagagctgttgcctgaGAATGTAATGTTTTGTAGTACGTCCAActagcctcacaaccacagactacGTGTACGGCGCCGTGTGGGTGAGTgggttgctgatgtcaacgttgtgaacagagtgccccatggtggcggttgaGTTACGGTAAGGGacggcataagctatggacaacaaacacaattgcattttattgatggcaattttaatgcacagagataccgtgacaagatcctgaggcccatttaccttttatgtatctgtgaccaacaaatgcatatctgtattcccagtcatgtgtaaTGCTTGGAGtcgggcctaattaatttatttcaacttactgatttccttatatgaactgtatctcAGTAAAATATTGTAATttcttgcatgttgcgtttatatttttgttcagtataaactAGATATCTGTATTACACTTtcaccccccaaaaataaaactttttcattatgtgatattgtgtgtagacacgtgagaaaaataaaacaatgaatccattttgaaggcaggctgtaacaacaaatgtggaacaagtcaaggggtatgaataattactgaaggcactgtacatacctAGTGTAGATAGAGAGAACATACGTACCTAGAGGAAGTAGGAGTGATCTCCACCTGAATGCTGCGAGCTCCTTCTTTACTAGCGCCAGACTTCAGCGCTGCACACTGTTGGGACGACTTGATGGCATTACCCACCTAAATAACACACAATGTTAAGTACTGACAACAACCACAggatgctctgtgtgtgtgtgtctacggtacTGTTGAACAACCGCTGCCTGCGGTTTGATGAAGCAGCCTTCAGGATTACAGATTAACATCTCAATGTTTTAACACTGTGGGATTACAGGCACCACACGCACACCATCTGGTGACATGACATGGGAGAGGTCGGTGTCCTGgcacacacctgtgtgtgtgtgtgtgtgtgatgtcaccCACCAGTAGAGCTTCAGGGTACAGTTCTAGCTGAGCTCGGTACAGAACATCATCCAGCGCCTTGGAACCCAGGTCCATCTCCCCATTACACCTGGAACACACAAAATAATCAACCCTCTCGTTCACagggtattttattttatttgttcacctttatttaaccaggtaggacagttgagaacaagttctcatttacaactgcgttctggccaagataaagcaaagcagtgcgacacagacaacacaaatggaataaacaaacgtacagtcaataacacaatagaaaaatctatatacatacagtgtgtgcaaatggcgtaaggaggtaaggtaataaataggccatagtagcgaagtatttacaatttagcaaatgaacactggattgatagatgtgcagatgatgatgtgcaagtagaaatactggtgtgcaaaagagcaaaaaagttaataaaaacaatatggggatgaggtaggtagattggatgggctatttacaaatgGGCTTTGTGCAGCtgcagtgattggtaagctgctctgacagccgttgcttaaagttagtgagggagatataagtctccaacttcagtgatttttgcaattcgttccagtcattggcagcagtgaactggaaggaaaggcagccaaagggggtgttggctttggggatgaccagtgagatatacctgctggagcacagggtgggtgttgttatggtgaccagcaagctgagataaggcagggctttacctagcaaagacttatagatgacctggagccagtaggtctggcgacaaatatgtagcgagggccagccaacgagagcatacaggtcgcagtgatgggtagtatatggggctttggtgacaaaatggatggcactgtgatagactgcatccagtttgctgagtagagtgttgggggatattttgtaaatgacatcgccgaagtcgaggatcggtaggatagtcagttttacgagggtatgtttggcagcgtgagtgaaggaggctggTTTTATGGTTAGAGGTtagggatagtgtgtgtgtgtgtgtgttttctcacaGTGCGTAATGTATCCCAGTGATGAGTTGGACCAGGAACTCAGAGGTGACGGTCAGACGAGAGCTGATGCCTTTATACCTCCTTAGCTGTTGCCGCGGGTAACCACAGATACACACCCTGTAGACCAATCACACAACAGAGAATACCGTAATTCAACCAATCACAGTACAGAGAATACAGCCACCAACCAGAACACAAATGGCAAGCTTTGAGAGTATCTTCATAAAAGACCAGTATGATTTGAAAAATCCATGCCATCAATAATATACTGTTGTGTTTCTTCAAGCAGCCAGATTCCtctagatcagtggttcccaaactttttatagtcccatacccctttgaacattcaacctccagctgcgtacccctctagcaccagggtcagcgcactctgaaatgttttttgccatcattgtaagcctgccacacactatacgatacatttattaaacataagaatgagtgtgagattgtcacttcccacgagccgggttgtgacaaagagctcttataggaccagggcacaaataataatacaataatcaataattttgctctttatttagccatcttacagataaaaccttatttgttcatcgaaaattgtgattaactcaccacaggttaatgagaatgctgtgcttgaaaggatgcacataactgcaatgttgggttgtattggagagtatcagtcttaaatcattgtccacacacagtctgtgcatgcatttagttttaatgCTAGTGAGGGTCGAGAATCCACTTTCACATGAGTACGTGGTTGCAAATGGCATCATTGTCTTAACAGCGGaagcgcagccctatccagaaatctggcggtggcttctgattaaattcaattttcacagaacagcTTGTTAcaatttcaatgaggctctcttgttcagatatcggtaagtggactggaggcagggcatgaaagagataacgaatccagttgtttgtgtcatccgtttcgggaaagtaactgcgcacccaactcactcaggtgcttcgctatatcacatttgacattgtccgtaagcttgggttcatttgcacacaaaaaaaatcatacaatgatggaaagacctgtgtgttgtccttgttaatgcagacagagaagagctccaacttcttaatcatagactcaattttgtcccgcacattgaatatagttgtggagagtcgctgttatcctagattcagatcattcaggcgagaaaaaacatcacccagataggccagtcgtgtgagaaactcgtcatcatgcaagcggtcagacaagtgaaaatgatggtcagtaaagaaaactttaagcttgtctctcaattttaaaaaaacgtgtcaatactgtgccccttgataaccagcgcacttctgtatgttgtaaaagcgttacatggtcgctgcccatatcattgcagagtgcagaaaatacaagagttcaggggccttgctttaacaaagtcaaccattttcactgtagtgttcaacatgtctttcaagctgtcaggcattcccttggcagcaagagcctctcagtggatgctgcagtgtacccaagtggtgtcgGAAGCAACTGCTtacacgcgcgttaccactccactcctcatgtcatggcttttgcgccatcagtacagataccaacataaGTAGCAGATACGTTTAGCTACATACGGGCTGTTAAAGAAATCCCCgcaagagagtaacggttaatgtgattggatgttaattattaggctacctgtatttgacattgtattgttattttgctgaacactagataGTTTCATTTGTTGTcagtgaaacaaggctactcGGGTGGCAAAAAAAgattatttggcgtacccccgatggCATTGAACGTACCCCAGTTTTAGAATACCTGCTCTAAGTCAGAGTAGAACTGCAGTGAGCTGAtcacctccctgtctctctttagcTCAGTGTTCATCACACTAATGCTCAACCACTGCCAGCAGATTAACAACTCCTCAGacagagacctgtgtgtgtgtgtgtgtgtgtgtgtgtgtgtgtgtgtgtgtgtgtgtgtgtgtgtgtgtgtcctaggcTCTCAGGGAAAGTGGTAGTATCTTGGCCCAGTTCTCCGCTAAAGTCTTTAAGAGGATCAAATAAGCGGATGCTGGCAGgggagcgcgtgtgtgtgtgtgtgtgttacctggagcTGAGCTGGCAGAGGGACTGCAGAGATGATGAGGTCATGTAGCTGAGAGCTGCATTGTAACACAGCAGCAGGAAGGTCAGCACCTcgaacctacacacacacacacagagagtgggTTTAGAAACGCTAACCTAGAGTCAGTAGGGTATCTGGCCTATTATCTGTAGCTAGTCTAGTCATTATAGACATTAGGCTGTCTGTCTGCAATAAGAGGTTCTCAGTTCCAGACGCTTCCCGCTCACCCATCGCTACCGGAGTTCAGCATGCTATGGGTTCTCCGCATCAGGATGTTTATTCAGGATGTTTATTCAGCAACGTTAACACAAACCAAGATCTTAAGCACTTCAGCCAAATTGCCATAAAACTAATTTATCACACTGCAGCCCAGCTCCAATTCAACCATAActctgtctgacctgttctgAGCCGTGAAGgtttctctctgtaggtgaggccCGCTGTACACCACTCTACGCAGCCCATGATTAGCTAGAGCCCCTTCCGTCAACGCCAGGGAGCCAATGgtggagggctgggggaaggGTTTATTCATATTACTAACTTGATCTATAAAAAGTTATTTAAAGATGGTCATGGATTATAAACTTTCATCTAGGGAGGATTTAATAGTTAGCCAACTCCATCCATATACCATGTTCATAGAGAAAGACTGACTTGAAAGGTGAACTTACTTCGTGGTAGACTGAGGGtttggagagggaggggacagtgAAAGAAAGGACTTTACTCTGTCCATCCTTATCTACAATCTcctacagagagaaagacagagagagaatgtcaGTGTGTGGGCGAGGGAAATAAAAGCTATTTTAAAGAGTACACCTtattaaagcaaagcagtgtctcagtggtgtctgtctgtctctctgtgtgtgtctgtgtgtaaaggCCTGTTTGGCGATGTCAGAGCTGTTAATGTCAGGATGAGTAATAGCTGTGACAGGATGCTGAATGACAGCTGACCTACTCTGCTAttctgagacagacagtgagcgacagagagagagaaaaagcccTAATTGCTAAACCCCCCACACCCTCCTGAAattgtgtgttagactgtgggTGTGTATCTCACCAGATTATATATCCCCAGTAGCAGTGCCTCTATACAGCCGGAGGTATGTGGGTCCCTGGCTGCAGACGGAGCCAGGAGGAGGGACCAGAGCAGCTCAGGGAGGAACTGGAGAACAAACCGCTGCAGCCGTGGTTCTCCGCTACGATAGAACTCAAACAACTGGTGACACACTGGCTCTAACAACTAGAAGACAGATATAGAGGAGAGGGTTTGAGGGAGAgttcactttttgaagttttagCTTAGTTCTGTTAAATACCTAGGCTGTTAATGTTTCATTAGCTGGATATTTAGCAAAGTCCAGAAGCTCCTGGTGAGCATTTTTGCAGAATGTAGCAATGCTAGTGGAAACGGATTGTATCCGTGTATGCATTAAcgttgtatgtgcgtgtgtgtagtaCGTACGTCACTGTAGTTCTCCCTGATGACTTTGTAGAGCGCTGGGATCAGGGAGCCTTTCTCCTTCAGAGACGCTGCGTAGCTGGACACTGCACTGTCAGGAAGGGTCTGTACACAatcacacagatcaacactcTGTACCCGGAGCAACCTTGAAATAACAGGTAACTATGTGTGTACTAAGCCCACACATctacgcttgtgtgtgtgtgtgctgacaaACAGAAATACTGATGAGGAGACAGTGACACTGGCTCTCCCCtaaaacacatacacaaacacaccagggtttccgttaggaaaatgtggcgTCAGACAGCGGACAGGCAGAATTGAATTTTCTGGACCCATATTCATTGGGTGCATAACCCactagggcgtccacccacggtgttcagaatgacagaaatcacactTAGATTATGGTAATGcatcttaacagaacatgcaactcgAGGATGCAACGGCGTGCTTCCTTCTTACCGAATTCTGATGCATACTTTGAAGAtgtacttttcctcagccaacaagacgagtaatgaACAGCAAACTCACTAgcctatcccccatagtagaaaagttgacctattctattggccAGCTTGTTGTTCTGTGCGAGAAAGAAATAGCCTATTCCAAAACAGATTCTAGGACAGTTGTAGGACGATAGATCCCAAAATTcacacaaccagtaggcctagactaCACCAAAACATCTTTAAAaagaggctgatgcaacagatcagagtATTTATCTTCAAATGTTGATgaactattatttcttcacattataaagcTCAGCGATgcgcacaaggcagtaggctacacgCACATGTTCTTTCCATAAcgcaattagcgggaaaacagtGGTAAAAAGCACACCGCATGTCAGCAGTTTCATATGAAAGACGAAAATATAATTTAGAAATGTTGAAAagggggagatctaaagatgcaactagcattggttgctaatatgactaggatggaaGTTTAgctactggacaatgaaagaaagttgatttgaaaaccaatagctactggtttcaatggcatatggaaGTCTTTAGAAAATActtttggctaggctactttgaagcaaggtaagacatgcctcataatatgatgtaaaatgttcaggtttcaaacaattaagaatatgttttcaaaatgcatactgcctccagctcattgtaAAGCGGTGTGTGATGGATTAAAGCCTGCCTATCATTGTCTATGTACTTGAATGGCGAATGGGAAGCAagcttcaattaccagttgagaaataaaaagagGATTATATTTTTAATCGTGGACATCAAAACTGTTTTAAAGACGCGATGGCATTTGCAATTGTTGTGTAATGATTGGGCTTATAAAAGCATGCTTTACCCCATTAACAAAGAACGAGCTGTGTGATCAGCTGTAACAGCAGCTCTCGCTGTGATAAATAAGACACGTAATGACCAACGAAAATACACACGCaccaatttaattccacaaaattatgcaaattaacctagAGACCGATAAGACCGGTCAAATGCATTTCCAgcgactggtatttccatcaatgaataaaaGTCATTATTTTTCTATGGGATTTTTAGCTGGTGACAATTTTACttatgggctgggggggggggggtaatagtTTACCGGCTAACGGAAAAACTGACTGACAGGCACACACCTTAAACTCTGACAGCCACTCCTCCACCACTCCTTGGTCCATAGCCAACATCTTCCCTCATCTGCTGCTGTGGACACACCTCTACCTGGGAAGCAAAGAGAGACTGTTGTTAGTACACTCACAAACTAAGACAGAcacacaatacaaaatccatctcTTTCCCTCACGTTCCCTTAGTTACAGCTTCACACAATCTCTGCTGTTTCTCACCCCTCTCACTATCAACAgcactctccctcgctctctccttaTAATGTTACTTCAGGCTCTCCCGCAGTTAcataagagtgtgtgtgtttgagagagatagggaggaaaACAGTGCTAAGCCCCCACTCCCCCATCCATTTCTCCATCCCTACCATCATGGATTTGATATGTTTGTTCATGGATTTGATATGTTTGGAATTATTCTTTCTTCAACTACTTCTTAAGATTCTTTACATTTACATGAtgtcacacaaacacaacacattgGTCTGGTTCTACGAGactacacacactgctcctcgTATGGTATAAACAGAGCTAGATGAATTATGTAAATATCATCCATCTACAGTGTGTTTCCATGAGCTCAGATCTGGCCTACTAGACTAGAAGAGATAATGACCAAACTTTGACCATGGTACCGGGGGATCACCGAGCTAAAGCAGCATGTAAAGTGCtgctcccatgtttcatgagctgaaatacatTATCATAGAAATgtttcatacacacaaaaagcttatttctctcaaatgttgtgcacaaatttgtttacatcccagttAGTGAGCATTCCCCTTGATAAAGCCAAGATAAATCCAACCACTTGACAGGTGTAgcatttcaagaagctgattaacagcatgatcattacaatgtgcagttttatcacacaacacagatgtctcaagttaaaggagcgtgcaattggcatgttgactggaggaatgtccaccagagctgttgtcaaataatttcatgttaatttctctaccataagccgtctccAATGTCACTTTAGCATTATGTTCAACcgacctcacaaccacagaccctgtgaatggcgttgtgtgggcgagccgtttgctgatgtcaacgttttaaacaaacagagtgccccatggtggtcgTGGGTTTATGGTTATGGAgaggacaatgaacacaattgcattttaccaACGGAAATTCAAAAGCACAAAAATACTGTAAcgaaatcctgaggcccattgtgaggcccattttctatgacaacagatgcatatctgtattcccagtcatgtgaaatccatagattagaccttaatacatttatttaaattgactgatttcctcattatgaactgtaactcagtacaaatctttgaaattgttgcattttacgTTTATATTTTAGGTGGAGACACAGTGGAGTGTTGTCCAACACCAAACAGGAACGTGGGCGTGTGTGTATTCTAATATTCACCTCCATGTTTCACAAAACAGAGAGCCTGCCAACCGGTTATAACTGCAATCATAAAGATTCCATTCACGgtctcacacacactgacctctaggTTCCTACCACAGAGCTTAAAACAGGCAGCCTCTCCTCATAATCCTCTCTATTTAAACACATTCCTCTGCTAGTTTACACTTCTAATCctctctgtgtgcctgtgtgtgtgtgtgtggtccgaGTGGTACAGTAAGCCCAAACGAGTAGCAGCCAAACAAACAACCTTTAACATCAATAGGCCAGCCACACACACTCCAGGTGGATGCTAGCTCCACAGTAGAAGTTTCTTCTCCATCTATCAATCACAGTACCAATACCATCAAACTTGTTCTCTAAACACAGCCTATCAGAAACAAGCTAACAGACAGCACAGCCAATCACATACTCTTACACTGgctaactggagaacaagctaaTCTGAATCAACGTTATTACACAACACACTACTTACTGCGCTGTCAGCAGGAGATCTTTTATCGCAAGACTGTATACCAACGCAAACAGAacagacacacccacccacccacccactcctccTAGACAACTCACTCACTATGACAACTCTTTCCAATACATAAGCCTACTCACACTATGATGCATCCCAattctctgtcctttctc contains:
- the LOC129819921 gene encoding hyccin-like isoform X1 — protein: MLAMDQGVVEEWLSEFKTLPDSAVSSYAASLKEKGSLIPALYKVIRENYSDLLEPVCHQLFEFYRSGEPRLQRFVLQFLPELLWSLLLAPSAARDPHTSGCIEALLLGIYNLEIVDKDGQSKVLSFTVPSLSKPSVYHEPSTIGSLALTEGALANHGLRRVVYSGPHLQRETFTAQNRFEVLTFLLLCYNAALSYMTSSSLQSLCQLSSRVCICGYPRQQLRRYKGISSRLTVTSEFLVQLITGIHYALCNGEMDLGSKALDDVLYRAQLELYPEALLVGNAIKSSQQCAALKSGASKEGARSIQVEITPTSSRISRNAVTSLSIRGHRWKRHDAVDLGSPDELMDISEVDEGVWPTGGGGPDSLTPPTITISNSVTPGVGGAKTGSRKWHLGGRSHKEKEACPPGGQTLGENLDLSIKRLTLTSSQSVPKGPSHSALSSLSRTASAVFSRSFEGNNTGGNRGNPEAGRYSCSGSLQEEELGYLSPTPSHNQRSPSISVHFRSDL
- the LOC129819921 gene encoding hyccin-like isoform X2, whose amino-acid sequence is MLAMDQGVVEEWLSEFKTLPDSAVSSYAASLKEKGSLIPALYKVIRENYSDLLEPVCHQLFEFYRSGEPRLQRFVLQFLPELLWSLLLAPSAARDPHTSGCIEALLLGIYNLEIVDKDGQSKVLSFTVPSLSKPSVYHEPSTIGSLALTEGALANHGLRRVVYSGPHLQRETFTAQNRFEVLTFLLLCYNAALSYMTSSSLQSLCQLSSRVCICGYPRQQLRRYKGISSRLTVTSEFLVQLITGIHYALCNGEMDLGSKALDDVLYRAQLELYPEALLVGNAIKSSQQCAALKSGASKEGARSIQVEITPTSSRISRNAVTSLSIRGHRWKRHESQEVSVDGDPVTPGGQGSSIPEISVTMPNGDSLRPRDPRPLTQSEPEPLGSASEVSPTHDPSPRGQEVRRQKSVRRLVDESSGPSSAGRAQY